GCATCGGCGCCCAGTCCATCGCGGCTTACCAGTTGCTGCTCAACATGCTCGCGCTCGTGTTCATGTTCTCGCTTGGAGTGTCCGCGGCTACCGCCGTGCTGGTTGCCGAAGCGTGGGGCGCGAGGAATCTCGACGAGACCGGTCGCATCGGCTGGACCGGCCTTGCGCTCAACAGCAGCGTCATGCTCGTCGCTGCTGCGGTGCTGCTGCTGGCGAGCCGTCCGATATCCTCGGCGATGACTTCCGATCCGGCGCTCGCGTTGCTGCTTGCGTCGCTCATGCCGATGGCTGCGCTGGTGCTCGTGCCTGACGGGGGCCAGGTGGTCGTCGCCGCAGCGCTGCGGGCCCGCGGCGACAACTGGCTGCCGACGGCGAGCCACGTTCTCGCCTACGTCATCGTGATGCCGCCGCTTGCGTGGTGGCTCGGCGAGCACGCGGGCCGCGCTGTCGCGGGGCTCGTCGAGGCCATCGTCATCGCGAGCTTTCTATCGGTCGGCGTCCTGATGGCAAGGCTGCGTCATCTCGGCCGCCACTGAGAATCGCCGCTACTGCGCGCCGTCGAGAAACCCCGTCAGTCCCGATGCCGAGTGCGGGCCGATCGCGATCTGCTCGAGCACGCCGACTCCTTCCTCGTCGCCCATCCGGGCGCGCACGACCTGCTGCGTGTGCAGGTTGTCGAACGCGAGAGGATCGAGGTCGGCAGAGTCCCAGGATTCGCCGGTGATCGCCATCTCGCCTTTCCAGCGGCCGTGGCCCCACTCGGGGTGCTGGTAGCCGATTCCCTTCATGTGGAAGGTCAGCAGCGGTTCCAGTGAAATTTCGTGACGGCTGCCGTCGCGGCCGACCAGCGCGAGGTCGGCATGACGCGCGCGCCTCGTGCCCGGCTCGTACTGGAGACGATGCTCGACGCGAGCCATGTATCGGATGCCGGCGTCGTTGACTCCGGGAACGTCGTCGGGAGTCTCGTAAGCCGGCACGAACGCGCCGTCCTGGTGCCACGGCGTCCCGTCGCTCTCCTCGAACGTCGCAAAGTGCGTGCAGTAGCGTTTCCAGTGGATCGGCGCCCACAGGAAGAAGAACTGCGGCATTTCCAGCCGCGGCGCGCCGTCCATTTCCGGCGGGCCGACCGGACGGATTCCCCACGAGCGGTCCTTCGTGCCGAACACGCGCTCGCGCTCGATCGCCAGCGTGCGGCCCGCGTAGCGCACGGTTCCTTCCCAGCGCCCGTACTGCGCGAAGCGCGTCGCATCCATGAAGATGCGCTGCCCGATGCGTCGCGTCTGGCGCCCCTCTTCGACGCAGGCCGTGCGCGCCGAGAACATGAGGTCGACTTCGATCCCGGTGTCGTTCGGAGCGATGACGACGCGCACTCTTTTCATCGGCTCGACGATCTGGATCGAGAACGGTCCGACGGTCGTGTCGGAAGGATCCTCGGGAGCGCGGCGCGAGGCATGGAACGAATGCTGCTCCCCGTCTCTTGCGATCGAGAATCCGCAGTCGAGAATGCCGCGGTGCGGGTACAGCCCCATGCCGATGCCGAAGTAAAAATCCCCGTCTGCGGCATAACCGTTGAACCAGTAGCGATCGTAGACGTTGCGGTCGCTGGAGGCCGGATGCGCGACGGGCTCGGGTGTCTGGTGGATCGGATAGTCGTCGAATTTCGAGAGCACGTCATCCTCCTGCAGCGCGTTGCCGTTGTGGCGGCTGCGCACGCCGTCGCACCGGCGCGAACGCTCGATCCATATGCGAGCGGCGCCGGCCAGTCGACCAGCCCAGGCCGCAGCCGGCTATTTGCTGCCGTCCTGCGTAGGGCAGAGCAGCGCGGTCTGCGGATCCTGCAGGTAATGACCGAGTCGCAGGACGTCCGCATAGCGGATCTGACGGTCGCCGTCGATGTCGCAGACCCAGATCGGGCACGGCTTCTTCTTCATGATCGCGAACGCGATCCAGCGAAGATCCTCGTTCGAGATGATGCCGTCGCCGTTCCAGTCCCCGCACGTGGCATTGGCGGCCGGCGGCACGTGGTTGACGCGGCGGTACAGCTGGATGCTGCCGGCAGTGGCGATGCGCTCGAAGCGCATCTGGTCGCCGAGGTTGCCGAGGATCTGCATCACCGGCTCGCGTCCCGGCACGTCCCGCGACGCCACGTATTCGACGGTGTCCGGGTTGGCCTGCTTCTCGCCGTGGATGCCCCAGTTACTTTCCTCGAAAGGGTTCGGGAACATGTAGATATAGCGGCGGTGGCTGAGATGCGGAACAAGCGAGTAGTCCGCGGCGACCACCGCGTCCTTCGGGATCCGCGCGAGCAGCCGGTTGGCCTGCGCGATCCTGTCGTCCGACTTCAGCATCTCCCACGCCTCCGGAAGCACCTGGAGGCGATTGAGCGGCACCTTGCTCAGCCAGATGTTGGAGGCCACCGCGGCCGCCAGTAGCGCGAGCTCGGGCAGCGGCGCACGGGCGAGAAAAAAGCGCGGCGTCGCCGCAACGCCGCCGGGGTCCTGCGACAAAGAAGGTGCCGTCTTCGGCCGCTGCCATTTCGCGACGGCGTCGACCGTGGCGACGATCAGGAACGGCAGGATCGTCGCCTGGTAGTGGTACGAGAGGTCGCGCATGTACTGCGCGTCGGACAGAAGATTGGCCACCAGGGGCGCAGTCGCCGGAATCAGCCACAGCGGCGCCAGCACGAACAGGTAAAGCTGCGCCAGCCCGACCTGAAGCAGGTAGATGCCGTTCTCGTGCTGCAGGAATTTCGACGTGATCCATGCCGGGTCTTTCGAGTGGTAGCCGAGGCTCGAAAGGAACCCTCCGGTCTTGAACCGGAAGAATCCCATTCCGTTGAAGTGCGGCAGGATCACCCACACGCAGAGCGCGAAATAGAGCGTCGCAACCGTCGCCAGCACGAAGCCGGTGCGCCGGCGCCGCGCGTCGAGCAGGAGCACGAGGCCGACGCCGATGAAGACCAGCGGCACGTCCTCCTTGCACGACATCGCCAGTGCCGAGGCGATCCAGAAGACGGCGAGGCGGCCTCCGCGCAGAGCGTCGATCGCCGCCAGCAGGAACGTCTGCGCAAACGCGTCGGGGTGCGCGTGGTCGAGGTTCAGGTTCTGGACTGCAGGGTTCAGCAGGTAGCCGGCGGCGAGCACCAGCGCGAGCCACGGGCGCTGCGGCACCTCGCGAAGCGAGATGCGCATGACGAACCAGGCCCCGGCGGCGATGAACAGGGTCTGCATGACGAGCAGCGCGCGAGCGTCGTCCCAGATCCAGTACAGCGGCGCGAGCACGAAGGAGAACAAACGGACGTGGTCGCCGAGCAGGTGGAGGCCGCGCACCGTGACGAAGTAGTCCGTGCCGTGCCCGGCCAGCCAGACGCCCTGGTCGAACGTGCCAAGATCAAAGGCGTAGGTCTTGAAGCGGTCGTGGGAGATGCACGTGTAGAGCGAGAAATACGCGAAATAGACCCCGGCCAGGAGCAGGACCAGAAGCCGGACGGTGCGGACGTGACGCTGGAAAGACGGCATCGGGGCGACAGTCGCGTCTTTGATCTTCGACATGCTGCGACGGCAAGTTGCGGCGCTACGCCGACGGGCGGAAACGCTGCTGGATCGTGCAGGCACTGAGCAGCATCATCAGCGCCGGATCGATGGCGGTGCGCTCGGCGACGCTCATCGCGGGCAGGCGGTCGAGCAGGCCGACGACCTTGCCGCGGTCGTAGAAAGGCAGCGATTCGAGCGCTTGGCCCCTCAGCGTCTCCTGCAGCAGCTCGTGCAGCTTGCCGTCCGGCGCTAGCGCCACCGGCGGGCTCGTGAACGGATGCTTGTGGCGAGCGTAGACGGTTTCGGTCAGCACCGGCCTGGCCGCTTCGCGAAGCACGTATTTTTCGACGGTGCCGCGGATCTTCTGGCGCACCGGCAGGCTGCGCACCAGCTCGACGACGTGATGGTCGAGGAAAGGTACGCGGCCCTCGACCGAATGCGCCATTTCCATGCGGTCGCCGAGCATCGTCAGCACGTAGTTCACCAGCTGCGTCTTGGCCCAGAGGTACAGCGACTGGTGCACCGGAGAGCGTCCGGCGAGCTGCCCCGCGACGTCGATGTGGTCGATGAGGCCGCCGAAAGAATCACGACCGGCCATCAGGCGCAGGTACTGGTCGGAGAACAGCGCGTGCATCTTGCGGCCGGTGCTGCCGTAAGCCTCCATCCAGGACGGCACGAATCCGAGCGCGGTTTTGACGCGCCCGGCAGGAAGCGAGTTGCCGTCGGGCAGCAGCAGGCCGTGGCTCAGCGGATTGGCGCTGTCGAGCTCGGCAAGAAGGCGCGCGACGACCTGCGGCTCCTGTCCGGCGCTGTCGTAGAGCAGCATGTCACGGCGAAACGGCGGATAGCCGCCGAGAATCTCGTCGGAGCCTTCGCCCGTCAGGACGACCTTGTATCCGGCTTCGCGCACCGCGCGGCTCAGCACGAACTTGGCCACGCCGTGGGCGTTGAGGCACAGCGTTTCGCCGTGCCAGATCGCGTCGGCAAAATGCTCCGCGAGATCGGCCTGGGCCAGCGCAATCGGCTGGAATTCGGCGCCGACCTTGTCGGCCATCTCGCGCGCAATCGGCCCTTCGTCGTATTCGGCGCGGTCGAAGCGCAGCGTAAAGGTCCGGATCGGTTTGATTCGATGCCGGCTCGCCAGGCCGAGCACGGCGCAGGAGTCGATGCCGCCGCTCAGGTAGCAGCCCACCGGTACGTCGGCGCGCAGGCGAAGCCGGACAGCCTCGTCGAGCGCATCGCGCAGCAGCTCGGCGCATTCCGCGTCGCTGCGCTCGTCGACGGCGTCGGCAAGCGGATAATCGAAGTCCCAGTAGCGCTGGATTTCCACGCGACTGCCGCTTGCGACGAGCAGGTGCCCCGGCGGCACCTGGCGCACCGACGCGAACAGCGTGCGGTCCTGGCGCGGAACGACGAGGCTGTTCGCATCGAAGAACGACTCATGGTCCCAGCGCGCGGGCACTCCGGCCGCGAAGAGCGCCTTGGCCTCGGACGCGAACAGCAGCTTGCCGCCGCGCTGCGCGTAAAACAGCGGCTTGATGCCGAAGCGGTCGCGACCGGCAACGAGGATGCGCCGGCGCGAGTCCCACAGCACGAACGCGAACTCGCCGCGCAGGTGCTCCATGCACCCCAGGCCGAGGTCCTCGTACAGGTGCAGCAGGATCTCGCTGTCGCTGCGCGTCGCGAAGCGGTGTCCCTTGTCTTCGAGCTCGCGCCGGATGCGTTCGAAATCGTAGAGCTCGCCGTTGACGACCGCGTGGATGGTCGCGTCCTCGTTGGCAAGCGGCTGGTCGCCGGTGGAGAGATCGATGATGCTCAGCCGCGCATGACCGAGCCCGATCCTGGCTTCCTCGTCGATCCAGCAGTGCCTGGCGTCCGGGCCGCGGTGGTGCAGCGCGCGTGTGGCTCGCTCCACACTGCCGGCGTCGACAGGCTCGCCGTCGGACAGGATCGCGACGATTCCGCACATGGCGGTTGTCCTATCGCGGGAAGGCGGTAGCGAAAAGGCCGCGTCCGCTCGCCCGCTCAGGCAAAGCCGGCGAGGCGGCCGAGCTGGAAGACGGCGAAGCTTGCCGTCCACGCCAGCGCCGTCATGTAGCCGAACAGGAACGCCGGCCACGCCCAGCCGCCCGTTTCCCTGCGGACCACCGCCAGGGTGCTCATGCACTGGCAGGCCAGCGCGAAGAACACCATCAGCGACAGCCCTACCAGCGGGCTGTAGACCGGCCTGCCGTCGGGATGCGTGTCGGCGCGCATGCGGTCCCGCAACGCCACGCTTCCCTCGCCGCCCTTCTTCCCGCCGCCTGCGTCGTCCACTCCGTAGATCACGCCCATCGTCGAGACGAACACTTCGCGCGCCGCGAATGCACCGACGATGCCGACGCCGATCTTCCAGTCGAAACCGAGCGGGGCGATGGCCGGCTCCAGCGCCTTGCCCATGCGTCCGCCGGCGCTGTTCGCCAGCGAATCGGCCTGCCACTGCGCGTGCGCAGCGGCGGGAGCACCGGGCGGCGGCTCGGGCAGCTTCGGGAACGACAGCAGCACCCACAGGCCGATCGTGCACCACAGGATCACGCTGCCGGCCTCGGTCAGGAATAACCGCGAGCGCATCCACATGAGCTGCAGAACGCTCGTCAGCATCGGCATGCGGTACGGCGGCAGCTCGAGGATCAGCGGCACCCGCGGGCCGCGCAGCACGGTGCGACCGAGCACCGCAGCCGCACCAAGCGCCGTCAGCGTGCTGAACACGTACATCGCGACCATCAGCAGGCCCTGCACCGGCACGAAGCCAAAAACTTTCGACGGAGGATACAGCGCGGCGATCACCAGCGTGTAGACCGGCAGCCGCGCCGAGCAGGTCATCAGCGGGATCACCATCATCGTCAGCAGCCGGTCGCGGCGGCTTTCCATCGTGCGCGTGGCAAGGACCGCCGGAATCGCGCACGAAAATCCCGACAGCATCGGCACGAAGGCGCGGCCGTGCAGGCCCACCGACCGCATCACGCGATCCATGAGGTACGCCACCCGAGCGAGATATCCGGAGTCTTCGAGCACGCCGAGCATCAGGAACAGCAGCAGGATCTGCGGAAGGAACACGAGCACGTTTCCGACGCCGCCGACGATGCCCTGCACGACCAGGTCGGTGAGGATACCCGCCGGAAGCACCGCCGACAGCCAGCTTCCGGTCGCATCGAAGACGCGCTCGACGAGCGAGATCGCGGGGTCGGCCCACGCGAACAACGCCTGGAACACCACCAGCATCACGAGGAGAAACGTCGCGAAGCCCCAGACCGGGTGCAGCAGCACCGAGTCGATACGCTCGGTCAGCACCGCGGTGCTCGACGGCGCGTACAGCGAAGGAACGTGGGCGTCGAGGAACGCGTAGCGCGCGCCGATGATTTCCCCGTCGAGATCACGACCTCGCGCCGCAGCTCTCTCCTCTTTCAGTTTCTCGCGCAGCCCGTGCGGAACGGCCTCCAGCTCGTCGTCCCCGTGGATGCTCGTCAGTGCCCACAGCGCCAGCGCCTGCTTTGCGCCTGCGCTCGCGGCAACGCCCGACGCAACACCTGCGGCAATACCTGGGGCAATACTTGGGAAGGGAGAAAGCGCATCGAGCCACTGCCGAGGAAGCTCCGTCGCGATGCGGTCGGCGCAAGCAAGGACCGCCTGCGGATACGGAATGGCCGGACGCGGCGGAGTGCGGGGCGACGCCAGTGCATCGGCAACGGCCGCCTGCAGTTCGGCCATGCCCTGACCGGTTCGAGCGGAAGTGGGGATGCACGGGATCCCGAGCAGCAACGACAGCGCCTTTGCGTCCGGCAGCGATGAACCCGCCTCGTCGATCAGGTTGAGCGCGACGACCGCAGGCACGCCGAGCTCGAGGATCTGCAGCACGAGGTAAAGGTTGCGCACGAGCTGCGTGGCGTCGGCGACGATCAGCGCGAGGTCGGGCTTCGGGTTGCCGTTCCATCCGAGCAGCGCGTCGATGGCGATCTGTTCCTCGGCCGAGCGTGCCGACAGCGAGTAGCAGCCGGGAACGTCGAAGACCTCGGCATCGAGCGACGCTCCGTCACGTTGCGCAAAGCGCGCGCGGCCGCTTCGCCGGTCGATCGTGATGCCCGGGTAATTGCCGACGCGGGCCCGCTGACCCGTCAGCCTGTTGAACAGGGTGGTCTTGCCGGTGTTCGGATTGCCGACAACGGCGACGAGCGGAGCAGCGTCGCTGTTGCGAAGGACCGGCGACGCGTCGTCGTGACAGGAAACCGCTGCGCCGGTCGCGCTCACGACCTGCAGCCGGAGCAGGCCGCAACACTCGCGTGCGCCGGCTCGGGCGACAGCACGTCGGTCGGCTCTCCGGAAAACACCGTGACTTCGGCGGCCTCCGCGACGCGGATCGAGAGGCGGCAGCCGCGCACCAGGAGCTGGATCGGATCTCCGAGGGGAGCCACGCGCACGACTTCGACCGGCGTGCCCGGCACCAGGCCGAATTCCATCAGGCGGCGGCGAAAGCCGGGCTGGCCGCCGACGCGAAGCACCTTCGCGCGACTGCGAAGCGGAAGATTGGAGAGCGGGGTCACCATCGCAAAGCCTTGATCGCCTCGGCGGCACGGGGAGGCTCGGCTCCCTTTGGCGCCATCCTGAAAACGATGTTCAATTTCGGAATACGGCAGCGGGGGGCGGCTGTCAATCCCCGTCGCCTCCGGCGCTGCCCGACTCGCGCGCCGGCGGCGCTTTTTTCTCTGAAAAACCGGCAGGTTGGACTGGAAACGCCGCTTCGACGGCTTCGGCGATGACCTCCGACAGCGTCGGGTGGGGAAACACCGTCGCGAGGATCTCCGCTTCGGTCAGCTCCCCCGCCAGCGCGAGTGCAAAGGCCGGGATCAACTCGGTTACTTCGGGGCCGATCAGGTGGGCACCGACGAGCTCGCCGGTGGTCGCATCGAAGAGCGTCTTGCAGAAGCCGTCGGTCTCGCCGAGCGCACGGGCCTTGCCGTTTCCGACGAACGTCGCGCGCCCGATCCTCAGCGTGCGTCCGGCCTGCTTCGCCGCCGCTTCGGTGAGGCCGACGCTCGCAGCCTGGGGCCGCGCGTAGGTGCACGAAGGAACCTGGCTCGCGATGAGCGGTCTCGCACCGGCGGCCCCGGCGATGCGGTCGATGCAGACGACTGCTTCGCGACTCGCCTTGTGTGCGAGCCACGGCGGTCCGGTCAGGTCGCCGATCGCGTAGATCCCTTCCTCGCCGGTCGCGAGCCACTCGTCGACGACGACGTGGCCGCGGTCGACGCGCACGCGGGTCTGCTCGAGCCCGAGGCCTTCGACGTTGGCCGCGATGCCGGTGGCGACCAGCAACCTGTCGGCGCGAACCGCCTCGGTGCCGGAGGCCATCGTCAACGTGAGGCTCACCGAATCCTGCTCCTTCGCGACGTCGGAAACCGTCGCGCCGGTGAGGATTCGAACGCCCTGCTTCTTCATCGCGCGCTGCATCGCCTCGCCGATGTCGGCGTCTTCCAGCGGCAGGATGCGCGGCTGCATCTCGATCAACGTGACCTCGGATCCGAGAGTGCGGAAGAAACTCGCGAACTCGACGCCGATGGCACCGGCGCCGACGACGGCGAGCGAACCAGGCAGCGCGGGCGGGACGAGCGCGTCCGGATAAGTCCAGACGACGCGGCCGTCGCTTTCCATGCCGGGCGGCACTTTCGCGCGCGCGCCGGTGGCAAGGATGATGTGACGGGCACAGACGACGCTTTCTCCTGCCGCGGCCTTGATGCGGACTTTTCCACGACCGTCGAGCGTGGCGTCTCCTCGCAGCACCGGCACCTTGGCCGCGCGCAGCAGGGCCTCGACGGTCTTTTCCATTCGCGACGCGGTCTTGCGCGCGCGATCGACGATGGCCGCAAGATCGATCTCGACGGCGCTTGCGCGGATGCCGAACGAAGCGGCATCGCGCATCGTCGCGAACACTTCGGCCGAGCGCAGCAGCGCCTTCGTCGGAATGCAGCCCTGGTTCGCGCAGACGCCGCCGAGGCGGTCACGCTCGACGACGGCCGCCGACAGTCCACGCGCGGCGGCGCGAAGCGCGGCGACGTAACCGCCGGGTCCCGCGCCGATCACGACGACGTCGAAGCTTTGAGCGCCTTCTGCCATCGCCCTTCAGACCAGCATGCGCGCCGGCTCCTCGAGCAGGCGGCGGATTTCGGCCAGCAGCCTGGCACCGGTAGTGCCGTCGAGCACGCGATGATCGGCGGATACCGACAGCGTCATCACGGTGCCGGCGACGACGTTTCCATTTTCGACGACCGCGCGAGGCTCGGCCGCTCCGACTCCGAGGATGCAGGCCTGCGGAGGATTGATGATCGCGAACATTTCGCCGACGCCGTGCATGCCGAGATTCGAGATCGTGAATGTTGCGCCGTCGTACTCGCTGGGCGCGAGCTTGCCGTCGCGTGCGCGCGCGGCCAGCGCGCGAATCGTCTCGCCGATCGCCGCAAGGCCGAGTCCGTCGGCGCCGCGCACCACCGGCGTCACCATGCCGTCGTCGAGGGCGACCGCCACGGCGATGTCGATCCGATCGTGGCGGATGATGCCGCCGTCGTCGCTCCACGAAGCGTTCGCCTCGGGAACGCGCCCGAGCGCAATCGCAGCGGCGCGCACGACGAAGTCGTTGACCGAGATCGAAAGGCCGTCGGCCTTCAGCCTCTCGCGCACGTCGAGCAGCCGGTCCACGCGGCAGTCCGACGACAGGTAGAAATGAGGAATCGTCGCCTTCGAGCGCGTCATCCGCTCGGCAATCGTCTTACGCACCCGCGACATCGGTGCGGGTGCGGCGGCGGCTCGCGTTGGCGTCGCACCCGGCGCGGCCGGACGAGAGCTCACCAGGGCGAGCGGAGACGTGCGACCGACTGCCGCCTCGACGTCAGCCTTGCAGATCTTGCCGCCGATCCCGCTCGCCGAAAGGGATGCGAGCGGGATGCCGGCCTGCGCGGCCATCCGGCGCGCAAGAGGAGTGGCCGCAATCTCCGCGTCGTCGTCACCGCTTGCGGCCTCGCGCGCGGGCCTTGCGACGTGCAGCAGCGGCGGTTTTCGTGGTTCGACTTTTTTCTCGTCGCCACGCGCCGGACGCTCCGGCTTCGCCGCTTCCCTCTCACTCGGCGCGGGCGCCTGTCGCTGACTCGGCGCAGGCGCCTGTGGCTGACTCGGCGCGGGCGCTTGTTGCTGACTCGGCGCAGGCGCTTGTTGCTCACGCGACGCGGCCGCTTCCTTCTCGCGAGGCGGCGCCGTGTTGGCAGCCGTCGTATCTTTGGCTTCCTCCGCGTCCTTCCCGCCTTGGGCCTGAGCGTTCTCGCCGCCCTTCTGCTCGACTTCGTGCGGAGCGTCGGCCGACGCTTCGCCAATCGGTTTCGACTGCGCCGCCGCCTGCGCGTCGGTCTCGATTTCTGCGAGCACCGAGTCTACCGCAACGGCGCCGCTCCCTGCCGCGACGACGATGCGCGCGAGCACGCCGGCTTTCGGAGCCTGGAGGTCTACCGTCGATTTCTCGGTTTCGATCTCGGCAATCGCTTCGCCTTCGGCTACCGCTTCGCCTTCGCTCTTGAACCACGCCGTCACCGACCCTTCCGACATCGAGTCGGACAGGCGCGGCATCCGCACCTCGACTTTCATGACAGGGCCTCCAGCACGGCGCGGGCAGCGGCATCGACGATCGCGTCCGTGTCGATGCCGTAGTGATGAAACAGGTCGGGAATGTCGCCCGACTGGCCGAACTTCCCGTTGCCGAGCGGCACGATGCGGTAGTCGGCAACGCCTCCGAGCCAGCTGAGCGCGGCCGGATGCCCGTCGATCACCGAGACCAGCGAAGCGCCCGGCGCCAGCACCGAAAGCTGCCGCTCGAGGTGGCACAGCGCGTTCCTGTCGCCCGCCCGACGAGCGTGCGAGGCCGCAACCCACTCCTCGTGGCAGCGGTCGGAGGACGTGACGACGAGCAGCCCGGCTTCGGGCATGTCTTCCCGGATCATCTCGACGGCCTGGCTCGCTTCGGCCGTGACGACGCCGGTGGCGACGACGGCAAGCGAGCTTCCGGCAGCCGGCGGAATCAGCCAGTAGGCACCGTGGACGATGTCGCCGGCCAGCGCGTCGTCGATCTCGCGCTTCGGCTGTGCCAGGTGCCGCGTCGAAAGGCGCAGGTACACGGAGGAGCCGTCGGGCTTCTGCATGTACTCGAACGCGAACCGCAGGATCGTCGCGAGCTCGTCGACGTAGGCAGGCTCGAACGACAGCAGGCCCGGCTGCCCAATCCCGATGAGCGGCGTACTCACCGACTGGTGGGCCCCGCCTTCGGGCGCGAGCGCAAGACCCGAGGGTGTCGCGACGAGAAGGAAGCGCGCGTCCTGGTAGCACGCGTAGTTCAACGCATCGAGGCCGCGCGCGATGAAAGGATCGTAGACCGTGCCGACCGGCAGCAGGCGCGCGCCGAACAGGCTGTGCGACAATCCCATCGCCGCGAGCGCAATGAACAGGTTGTTCTCGGCGATGCCGAGCTCGATGTGGTGTCCCGACGGTGAGGCAACCCAGCGCTGCGTCGTCGCGAGATTTTCGTCGACGAACGCGTCGGGCTGGGGCTTACGGTCGAAGACGCCGCGGCGACTGACCCACGCGCCGAGGTTCGTCGAGCTGGCGACGTCGGGAGATGTCGTGACGATGTGGTCGGCCAACTCGCCGCCGGTTCGCGCGAGCTCGCCGAGGATGCGGCCGAAACCTTCCTGCGTCGACATCGATTCGGCGTGCGGAGCGGGGAATTTGGCCGGGACGGCGATCGGCGCCGCCTCCAGGCGCCGCGGTGGATGCTGGTAGAGGGCGCTACCGGCAACGAGGCGCTCGAGCGCGGTCGCGTCGCCCAGCGTTCCTTCCCAGGGATCCCACTCGTGCCCTTCGCGCACGCCCATCGATGCGCGGAATTTCTCCATCTGCTCGGGGCTCATCAGCCCTGCGTGATTGTCCTTGTGACCGGCGAACGGCAGGCCGTAGCCCTTGATCGT
This genomic window from Candidatus Binatia bacterium contains:
- a CDS encoding DUF2079 domain-containing protein translates to MSKIKDATVAPMPSFQRHVRTVRLLVLLLAGVYFAYFSLYTCISHDRFKTYAFDLGTFDQGVWLAGHGTDYFVTVRGLHLLGDHVRLFSFVLAPLYWIWDDARALLVMQTLFIAAGAWFVMRISLREVPQRPWLALVLAAGYLLNPAVQNLNLDHAHPDAFAQTFLLAAIDALRGGRLAVFWIASALAMSCKEDVPLVFIGVGLVLLLDARRRRTGFVLATVATLYFALCVWVILPHFNGMGFFRFKTGGFLSSLGYHSKDPAWITSKFLQHENGIYLLQVGLAQLYLFVLAPLWLIPATAPLVANLLSDAQYMRDLSYHYQATILPFLIVATVDAVAKWQRPKTAPSLSQDPGGVAATPRFFLARAPLPELALLAAAVASNIWLSKVPLNRLQVLPEAWEMLKSDDRIAQANRLLARIPKDAVVAADYSLVPHLSHRRYIYMFPNPFEESNWGIHGEKQANPDTVEYVASRDVPGREPVMQILGNLGDQMRFERIATAGSIQLYRRVNHVPPAANATCGDWNGDGIISNEDLRWIAFAIMKKKPCPIWVCDIDGDRQIRYADVLRLGHYLQDPQTALLCPTQDGSK
- the asnB gene encoding asparagine synthase (glutamine-hydrolyzing), whose translation is MCGIVAILSDGEPVDAGSVERATRALHHRGPDARHCWIDEEARIGLGHARLSIIDLSTGDQPLANEDATIHAVVNGELYDFERIRRELEDKGHRFATRSDSEILLHLYEDLGLGCMEHLRGEFAFVLWDSRRRILVAGRDRFGIKPLFYAQRGGKLLFASEAKALFAAGVPARWDHESFFDANSLVVPRQDRTLFASVRQVPPGHLLVASGSRVEIQRYWDFDYPLADAVDERSDAECAELLRDALDEAVRLRLRADVPVGCYLSGGIDSCAVLGLASRHRIKPIRTFTLRFDRAEYDEGPIAREMADKVGAEFQPIALAQADLAEHFADAIWHGETLCLNAHGVAKFVLSRAVREAGYKVVLTGEGSDEILGGYPPFRRDMLLYDSAGQEPQVVARLLAELDSANPLSHGLLLPDGNSLPAGRVKTALGFVPSWMEAYGSTGRKMHALFSDQYLRLMAGRDSFGGLIDHIDVAGQLAGRSPVHQSLYLWAKTQLVNYVLTMLGDRMEMAHSVEGRVPFLDHHVVELVRSLPVRQKIRGTVEKYVLREAARPVLTETVYARHKHPFTSPPVALAPDGKLHELLQETLRGQALESLPFYDRGKVVGLLDRLPAMSVAERTAIDPALMMLLSACTIQQRFRPSA
- the feoB gene encoding ferrous iron transport protein B — encoded protein: MSATGAAVSCHDDASPVLRNSDAAPLVAVVGNPNTGKTTLFNRLTGQRARVGNYPGITIDRRSGRARFAQRDGASLDAEVFDVPGCYSLSARSAEEQIAIDALLGWNGNPKPDLALIVADATQLVRNLYLVLQILELGVPAVVALNLIDEAGSSLPDAKALSLLLGIPCIPTSARTGQGMAELQAAVADALASPRTPPRPAIPYPQAVLACADRIATELPRQWLDALSPFPSIAPGIAAGVASGVAASAGAKQALALWALTSIHGDDELEAVPHGLREKLKEERAAARGRDLDGEIIGARYAFLDAHVPSLYAPSSTAVLTERIDSVLLHPVWGFATFLLVMLVVFQALFAWADPAISLVERVFDATGSWLSAVLPAGILTDLVVQGIVGGVGNVLVFLPQILLLFLMLGVLEDSGYLARVAYLMDRVMRSVGLHGRAFVPMLSGFSCAIPAVLATRTMESRRDRLLTMMVIPLMTCSARLPVYTLVIAALYPPSKVFGFVPVQGLLMVAMYVFSTLTALGAAAVLGRTVLRGPRVPLILELPPYRMPMLTSVLQLMWMRSRLFLTEAGSVILWCTIGLWVLLSFPKLPEPPPGAPAAAHAQWQADSLANSAGGRMGKALEPAIAPLGFDWKIGVGIVGAFAAREVFVSTMGVIYGVDDAGGGKKGGEGSVALRDRMRADTHPDGRPVYSPLVGLSLMVFFALACQCMSTLAVVRRETGGWAWPAFLFGYMTALAWTASFAVFQLGRLAGFA
- a CDS encoding FeoA family protein, whose translation is MVTPLSNLPLRSRAKVLRVGGQPGFRRRLMEFGLVPGTPVEVVRVAPLGDPIQLLVRGCRLSIRVAEAAEVTVFSGEPTDVLSPEPAHASVAACSGCRS
- the lpdA gene encoding dihydrolipoyl dehydrogenase, yielding MAEGAQSFDVVVIGAGPGGYVAALRAAARGLSAAVVERDRLGGVCANQGCIPTKALLRSAEVFATMRDAASFGIRASAVEIDLAAIVDRARKTASRMEKTVEALLRAAKVPVLRGDATLDGRGKVRIKAAAGESVVCARHIILATGARAKVPPGMESDGRVVWTYPDALVPPALPGSLAVVGAGAIGVEFASFFRTLGSEVTLIEMQPRILPLEDADIGEAMQRAMKKQGVRILTGATVSDVAKEQDSVSLTLTMASGTEAVRADRLLVATGIAANVEGLGLEQTRVRVDRGHVVVDEWLATGEEGIYAIGDLTGPPWLAHKASREAVVCIDRIAGAAGARPLIASQVPSCTYARPQAASVGLTEAAAKQAGRTLRIGRATFVGNGKARALGETDGFCKTLFDATTGELVGAHLIGPEVTELIPAFALALAGELTEAEILATVFPHPTLSEVIAEAVEAAFPVQPAGFSEKKAPPARESGSAGGDGD
- a CDS encoding dihydrolipoamide acetyltransferase family protein; protein product: MKVEVRMPRLSDSMSEGSVTAWFKSEGEAVAEGEAIAEIETEKSTVDLQAPKAGVLARIVVAAGSGAVAVDSVLAEIETDAQAAAQSKPIGEASADAPHEVEQKGGENAQAQGGKDAEEAKDTTAANTAPPREKEAAASREQQAPAPSQQQAPAPSQPQAPAPSQRQAPAPSEREAAKPERPARGDEKKVEPRKPPLLHVARPAREAASGDDDAEIAATPLARRMAAQAGIPLASLSASGIGGKICKADVEAAVGRTSPLALVSSRPAAPGATPTRAAAAPAPMSRVRKTIAERMTRSKATIPHFYLSSDCRVDRLLDVRERLKADGLSISVNDFVVRAAAIALGRVPEANASWSDDGGIIRHDRIDIAVAVALDDGMVTPVVRGADGLGLAAIGETIRALAARARDGKLAPSEYDGATFTISNLGMHGVGEMFAIINPPQACILGVGAAEPRAVVENGNVVAGTVMTLSVSADHRVLDGTTGARLLAEIRRLLEEPARMLV